One region of Chitinophaga varians genomic DNA includes:
- a CDS encoding phosphocholine-specific phospholipase C, translated as MNTRRDFIKKAALLSGAAGVAGTLPGSIQRALAIDPHPGTTFRDAEHIVVLMQENRSFDHCYGTLRGVRGYNDPRAIRLPNNNLVWLQTNDKNETYAPFRLNIRDTKATWMSSLPHSWANQVDAHNNGRYDKWLQVKQSGNKDWAPMPLTLGYYNRVDIPFYYAMADAFTVCDQNFCSSLTGTTPNRLYLWTGTLRDEQKASAKANVWNEDVDYGAEAHWTTFPERLEDNGISWKIYQNEISAAGLEGEKDGMLANFTDNPIEWFAAFNVRFATGHIKYLQRRIQQLPEEIAKLTAAIPAAEGEKAKKMQQQLDEKKQELEKAKKDAETFTAANFAKLAQRAQQLHNKAFTTNIADKDYHELETLQYKDGDVERSVQVPKGDILHQFRTDVHNGQLPAVSWLVAPGEFSDHPGSPWYGAWYVSEVLDILTQKEEVWKKTIFILCYDENDGYFDHVPPFVAPFKPGTGLVSKGIDTAVEYVTKEQEQAKGHVGKNSVRESPIGLGYRVPLVIASPWSRGGYVNSQVFDHTSILQFMEDFLQHKTGKAIKETNISAWRRTVCGDLTSVFRPFNGEKVKVPFQERNEFIESVYNARFKKLPDEFKKLTAAEIEKINTNPAKAEWMPRQEAGTRVSCALPYQLYVNGKLGADKKTFDISFAASNEVFGKKAAGSPFNVYAPGKYLQADSREMEPVRTWSYAVTAGDQLKDAWPLSSFEGEQYRLRTYGPNGFYREFAGNAQDPQVDITCEYQRSLRNRKQLTGNADLHIANRSNKAITVTITDNAYGKAVVRKTIAANTQAAMIIDNSKSQHWYDFTLKVEGHDQFEQRFAGRVETGAESISDPAMA; from the coding sequence ATGAACACCAGAAGAGATTTTATCAAGAAAGCAGCCCTGCTGTCTGGTGCCGCCGGCGTAGCCGGGACCCTGCCCGGGTCCATCCAGCGTGCATTGGCCATAGACCCCCATCCCGGTACTACCTTCCGCGATGCAGAGCACATCGTGGTCCTGATGCAGGAGAACAGGTCATTTGACCACTGCTATGGCACCCTCAGGGGCGTAAGAGGATATAATGACCCCCGCGCTATCCGCCTTCCCAACAATAATCTCGTATGGCTGCAGACCAACGACAAAAACGAAACATATGCGCCTTTCCGGTTGAACATCCGCGACACCAAAGCTACCTGGATGAGCAGCCTGCCGCATTCCTGGGCCAACCAGGTAGATGCACACAACAACGGCCGTTATGATAAATGGCTACAGGTAAAACAGTCCGGCAATAAGGACTGGGCGCCGATGCCACTGACGCTGGGCTACTACAACCGTGTGGATATCCCTTTTTATTACGCCATGGCAGACGCCTTTACGGTTTGTGACCAGAACTTCTGTTCCTCGCTGACCGGCACTACGCCCAACCGTCTGTATCTCTGGACCGGCACCCTGCGTGATGAGCAGAAAGCCAGCGCCAAAGCCAACGTATGGAACGAAGATGTGGACTACGGCGCTGAAGCTCACTGGACCACTTTCCCTGAGCGGCTGGAAGACAATGGCATCAGCTGGAAAATTTATCAGAATGAAATCAGCGCCGCAGGCCTCGAAGGGGAAAAAGACGGCATGCTCGCCAATTTTACAGACAATCCCATCGAATGGTTTGCCGCTTTTAATGTGCGGTTTGCCACCGGCCACATAAAATATCTGCAACGCCGCATACAACAGCTGCCGGAAGAAATCGCGAAGCTGACAGCGGCCATTCCTGCTGCTGAAGGAGAGAAAGCGAAAAAAATGCAGCAGCAGCTGGATGAGAAAAAACAGGAACTGGAGAAAGCGAAGAAAGATGCGGAAACCTTTACCGCCGCCAACTTCGCCAAACTGGCCCAACGGGCGCAGCAACTGCACAACAAAGCCTTTACCACCAACATTGCGGACAAGGACTATCATGAACTGGAAACGCTGCAGTACAAAGATGGCGATGTGGAAAGATCTGTACAGGTGCCCAAGGGCGATATCCTGCATCAGTTCCGCACCGATGTGCATAACGGCCAGCTGCCTGCGGTTTCCTGGCTCGTAGCCCCCGGCGAATTCTCCGACCACCCCGGTTCTCCATGGTATGGTGCCTGGTACGTGTCTGAAGTGCTGGACATTCTCACGCAGAAAGAAGAAGTATGGAAGAAGACCATTTTTATCCTCTGTTACGATGAGAACGATGGATACTTTGACCATGTGCCTCCTTTTGTTGCGCCCTTCAAACCCGGTACAGGCCTTGTCTCCAAAGGGATAGACACCGCGGTGGAATACGTCACCAAAGAACAGGAGCAGGCCAAAGGCCACGTAGGGAAAAATTCCGTGCGGGAAAGCCCTATCGGTTTGGGATACCGCGTACCGTTGGTGATCGCTTCTCCCTGGAGCCGTGGCGGTTATGTGAACTCACAGGTGTTTGACCATACTTCCATCCTTCAGTTTATGGAAGATTTCCTGCAACATAAAACCGGTAAGGCTATTAAAGAAACAAATATTTCCGCCTGGCGCCGTACCGTATGTGGCGACCTCACGTCTGTGTTCCGCCCGTTCAACGGCGAAAAAGTGAAGGTGCCTTTCCAGGAAAGAAATGAGTTTATCGAAAGCGTCTACAACGCGCGTTTCAAAAAGCTGCCGGACGAGTTCAAAAAACTCACCGCTGCCGAAATTGAGAAAATCAATACCAATCCGGCCAAGGCAGAATGGATGCCACGGCAGGAAGCCGGTACCCGTGTGTCCTGTGCGTTGCCTTACCAGTTGTATGTAAACGGTAAGCTGGGCGCTGACAAAAAAACATTTGACATCAGCTTCGCCGCTTCCAATGAGGTGTTTGGCAAAAAAGCCGCCGGCTCGCCGTTCAACGTGTATGCGCCCGGCAAATACCTGCAGGCAGACAGCCGTGAAATGGAACCGGTGCGGACCTGGTCTTATGCCGTAACGGCCGGCGACCAGCTGAAAGACGCCTGGCCTTTGTCTTCTTTTGAAGGTGAACAATATCGCCTGCGTACGTATGGTCCCAATGGCTTTTACCGTGAATTCGCCGGTAACGCCCAGGACCCGCAGGTAGACATTACCTGCGAGTACCAGCGCTCACTGCGTAACCGCAAACAGCTTACCGGTAATGCAGACCTGCATATCGCCAACCGCAGCAACAAAGCCATTACAGTGACTATTACTGATAATGCCTATGGCAAAGCAGTGGTGCGCAAAACCATTGCCGCCAATACACAGGCCGCCATGATCATTGATAACAGCAAAAGTCAGCACTGGTATGACTTCACCCTAAAAGTGGAGGGGCATGACCAGTTTGAGCAACGTTTTGCCGGCCGGGTGGAAACCGGTGCGGAGAGTATCAGTGACCCTGCCATGGCGTAG
- a CDS encoding murein L,D-transpeptidase, which translates to MRYLFLLTLLVYLLSGCNSPSAPEHADVATADVLTPRNTAITAEKAYNDLFLDTTALEQFINKRQLTDAVANRLRSFYNARNYQFAWIDSRGLTEEAAAFRSLFNQSPDTTGDKPLNNKLDRLLEEDTLHAKATDPDMIQTELMLTWRLVRYFRQNGGSVEQMEHMVPMQKEDMMEMADSMLHTSEKQYPAIAGLKPALRQYRDIVKNGGWKPVDSSARAIKKGQSSPVIISIKQRLAITGELKEKDSSDVFTDELEAAVNRFRNSHGYSENGVVNDTVIRAMNVPAEERLKQLLINMQRMKWLPATPQGKLIVVNIPAFMLHVTNDGKKVFDMPIVVGKEGHSTTMFSGKLNQVVFSPYWNIPRSIVRKEILPAMSRNSGYLARKNMEITGHVNGLPVVRQRPGARNALGRVKFLFPNSFNIYFHDTPEKGLFNRDDRAYSHGCIRLKDPVAMARFILEDSPQWTDEKIDEAMNSSKQKYVAVKHPVPVIITYFTAWADEEGALHLVRDVYGHDAVMKQKMF; encoded by the coding sequence ATGAGATACCTTTTTCTGCTTACCCTGCTGGTATATCTCCTGTCAGGCTGCAATAGCCCTTCAGCGCCTGAGCATGCCGACGTTGCGACCGCTGACGTGCTCACCCCCAGGAACACGGCGATCACCGCCGAAAAAGCCTATAATGACCTTTTTCTGGACACCACCGCCCTTGAGCAGTTTATTAACAAGCGGCAGTTGACCGATGCCGTGGCCAACCGGTTGCGCAGTTTTTATAACGCGCGTAACTATCAGTTTGCCTGGATAGACAGCCGTGGCCTTACAGAAGAAGCCGCCGCCTTCCGCAGCCTGTTCAACCAAAGCCCGGACACTACCGGCGATAAGCCGTTAAACAATAAGCTGGACCGGCTGCTGGAAGAAGACACGCTGCATGCGAAGGCGACCGATCCTGATATGATACAAACGGAACTGATGCTTACGTGGCGGCTGGTGCGGTATTTCCGGCAGAACGGCGGCAGCGTGGAACAAATGGAGCACATGGTGCCCATGCAGAAAGAAGACATGATGGAGATGGCGGACTCCATGCTGCATACCAGCGAGAAACAGTACCCGGCCATCGCAGGCCTGAAGCCTGCCCTGCGGCAGTACCGCGATATCGTCAAAAATGGCGGATGGAAGCCCGTGGATTCATCGGCCCGGGCTATAAAAAAAGGGCAGTCATCTCCCGTGATCATCTCCATAAAACAAAGGCTGGCGATAACCGGGGAGCTAAAGGAAAAAGACAGCAGTGATGTATTCACGGACGAACTGGAGGCCGCTGTGAACCGCTTTCGTAACAGTCACGGCTACTCGGAAAACGGGGTGGTCAATGACACGGTCATCCGCGCCATGAACGTGCCTGCGGAGGAGCGCTTAAAACAGTTGCTGATCAATATGCAGCGGATGAAGTGGTTGCCCGCCACCCCGCAGGGAAAGCTGATCGTGGTGAACATTCCGGCCTTTATGCTGCATGTGACCAACGATGGTAAAAAGGTATTCGACATGCCGATAGTAGTGGGGAAAGAAGGGCATAGCACGACGATGTTTTCCGGGAAATTAAACCAGGTGGTGTTTAGTCCTTACTGGAACATACCCCGCAGCATTGTGCGGAAGGAAATATTGCCGGCCATGTCGCGTAACAGCGGCTACCTGGCGCGTAAGAACATGGAGATCACCGGGCATGTGAACGGATTACCGGTGGTACGGCAAAGGCCGGGCGCCCGCAACGCTTTGGGACGGGTGAAGTTCCTGTTCCCCAACAGTTTTAATATCTACTTTCATGATACCCCCGAAAAAGGATTGTTTAACCGGGACGACCGTGCTTACAGCCACGGGTGTATACGGCTGAAAGACCCTGTCGCCATGGCCAGGTTTATATTGGAGGACTCACCTCAATGGACCGACGAAAAAATCGATGAAGCCATGAACAGCAGTAAACAAAAATATGTGGCCGTAAAACATCCGGTACCGGTGATTATCACTTACTTCACCGCCTGGGCGGATGAGGAGGGTGCGTTACATCTGGTACGGGACGTTTACGGCCACGATGCGGTGATGAAACAAAAAATGTTTTAG
- a CDS encoding murein L,D-transpeptidase catalytic domain family protein encodes MTLKVKKFIKPLIFIATIGFFVFLITTLTSAEKNPATAYRTLRPAVNDSLQEESLYESMRLDTTGLSREAFESALQGYNQLEGKGRLKNPDILSIIDFSLPSSKKRLFVIDIKNRLLLFNTLVSHGRNSGTLLASTFSNKTNSYKSSLGFYVTGDTYNGEHGYSLRLEGEEAGINDNALSRGIVMHSAAYVNEALIKSQGYIGRSLGCPAIPEGVHRKVIQRIANGTCLFLYSPDKYYSMHSRMLVKDSVNS; translated from the coding sequence GTGACATTGAAAGTGAAGAAGTTTATTAAACCGTTAATTTTTATTGCAACCATCGGTTTTTTTGTATTCCTGATTACCACCCTTACCTCAGCTGAAAAAAATCCTGCCACCGCATACCGCACCCTCAGACCGGCAGTGAACGACTCACTGCAGGAGGAAAGTTTGTATGAAAGCATGCGACTGGATACTACCGGCTTGTCCCGGGAAGCATTCGAAAGCGCACTGCAAGGCTACAATCAACTTGAAGGTAAAGGCAGGCTCAAAAACCCGGACATTCTTTCCATTATCGACTTTTCGCTGCCCTCCAGCAAAAAGCGGCTTTTTGTGATTGACATCAAAAACAGACTGCTGCTGTTTAACACGCTGGTATCTCATGGCAGGAATTCAGGTACGCTGCTGGCCAGCACCTTTTCCAACAAAACGAACAGCTACAAGAGCAGCCTGGGTTTTTATGTGACCGGCGACACCTATAACGGGGAGCACGGTTATTCCCTGCGCCTGGAAGGTGAAGAAGCCGGCATCAACGACAACGCGCTCAGTCGTGGGATCGTGATGCACAGCGCCGCCTATGTCAACGAAGCACTGATCAAAAGCCAGGGTTATATCGGCCGCAGCCTTGGTTGCCCGGCCATTCCGGAGGGCGTGCACCGCAAAGTCATTCAGCGCATTGCCAATGGCACCTGCCTGTTTTTGTACAGCCCGGACAAATACTACTCCATGCATTCCAGGATGCTGGTAAAAGACAGTGTGAACAGCTAA
- a CDS encoding DUF885 family protein, protein MIKRYLVLIPLLFLFARTHANTGEPVKELIQQMASDVDDLHRVYIFRYSPEYFDRMRTYYQQTLASLASLSFASLPVSDQVDYILLKRKIGQELQEISENEALYKVLQPAVIPFAQTLMTMQVKRRRGDNPDVPRIVADLAAVQQQITAAQAALKNKSSLTPAQARQAAEIVDDLRNGLKNVYTFYYGYEPAFTKQVKQPYQQTDSLLGLYGRFLGHELADKTDKTLDASGIKGTPIGREALIKQLQYEMIPYSPEELVEMANKEFAWCDAEMLKASAALGFGKDWKKALEKVKENHVEPGRQPEMIHRLADEAIKFVEDSNLVTVPALAKEAWRMFMLSKEQQRFAPFFLGGESILVAYPTDDMDEATRAMSLRSNNYAFSHATVFHELIPGHNLQGFMNKRNKAYRRMFSTPFSVEGWALYWEMLLWNKNFHSTPEQKVGALFWRMHRCARIIFSLNYHLGKWTPQQCIDFLVDRVGHERFSASSEVRRSFEGDYGPLYQIAYMMGGLQLRALHHELIDSGKMTEKQFHDAFLHENAIPIEMFRAIITNQQLTPDFKTKWRFADQLLQQ, encoded by the coding sequence ATGATAAAAAGATATCTGGTCCTTATTCCCTTGCTGTTCCTTTTTGCCCGTACCCATGCTAATACGGGTGAGCCTGTTAAAGAACTGATCCAGCAGATGGCCTCAGACGTAGATGATCTGCACCGGGTATACATTTTCCGGTACAGCCCGGAGTATTTTGACCGTATGCGCACGTATTATCAGCAAACACTGGCATCGCTGGCATCATTGTCATTTGCGTCATTGCCGGTGAGCGACCAGGTGGACTATATCCTGCTGAAGCGCAAGATAGGACAGGAGCTACAGGAGATCAGTGAAAATGAGGCATTGTACAAGGTGCTGCAACCGGCTGTCATTCCCTTTGCGCAAACACTGATGACCATGCAGGTGAAGCGCCGTCGCGGCGACAATCCTGACGTGCCCAGGATCGTGGCCGACCTTGCCGCGGTGCAGCAACAAATCACCGCTGCACAGGCCGCATTGAAGAATAAAAGTTCCCTGACGCCGGCACAGGCCCGCCAGGCAGCAGAGATCGTAGATGACCTGCGTAACGGCCTCAAAAACGTATATACTTTCTATTATGGCTACGAGCCTGCGTTTACCAAACAGGTGAAACAGCCTTATCAGCAAACAGACAGCCTGCTGGGCCTGTACGGCCGCTTTCTGGGTCATGAACTGGCAGATAAAACCGATAAAACACTGGATGCCTCCGGCATCAAAGGCACCCCCATCGGCCGCGAAGCGCTCATCAAACAACTACAGTACGAGATGATCCCGTATTCTCCCGAAGAACTGGTGGAGATGGCCAACAAAGAGTTCGCCTGGTGTGATGCGGAAATGCTGAAAGCATCTGCTGCGCTGGGTTTTGGGAAGGATTGGAAAAAGGCGCTGGAAAAGGTGAAAGAAAACCATGTGGAACCTGGCAGGCAACCGGAAATGATACACCGGCTGGCAGACGAGGCGATTAAATTTGTGGAAGACAGCAACCTGGTGACAGTACCGGCACTGGCCAAAGAAGCCTGGCGCATGTTTATGCTGTCTAAAGAGCAGCAACGCTTTGCGCCGTTTTTCCTGGGAGGCGAATCCATCCTGGTAGCCTACCCGACAGATGATATGGATGAAGCTACCCGGGCGATGAGCCTGCGCAGCAACAACTATGCATTTTCCCATGCCACCGTGTTTCACGAGCTGATACCCGGCCACAACCTGCAGGGTTTTATGAACAAACGTAATAAAGCCTACCGCCGTATGTTCAGCACGCCTTTCTCCGTAGAGGGGTGGGCGTTATATTGGGAAATGCTCCTGTGGAACAAAAATTTCCACAGTACGCCCGAACAGAAAGTAGGCGCGCTGTTCTGGCGCATGCACCGTTGCGCCCGCATTATCTTCTCCCTGAATTATCACCTGGGCAAATGGACTCCTCAGCAGTGTATCGATTTCCTCGTTGACCGTGTAGGCCACGAACGTTTCAGCGCATCGTCGGAAGTGCGCCGCTCCTTTGAAGGCGACTATGGCCCGCTGTATCAGATCGCTTACATGATGGGCGGGCTGCAGCTGCGGGCTTTGCACCATGAGCTGATTGACAGCGGAAAGATGACGGAAAAACAGTTCCACGACGCTTTCCTTCATGAGAATGCCATCCCCATTGAGATGTTCAGGGCTATTATCACCAACCAGCAACTGACACCGGATTTTAAAACCAAATGGCGTTTTGCGGACCAATTGTTGCAGCAATAA
- a CDS encoding DNA-formamidopyrimidine glycosylase family protein, which produces MPELPDLNVFSHNLEKTLLHKQLETIEVVVKKKLRTPEKELKAALEGQRLESIRRVGKELHFEFKNGHVLGMHLMLHGKLYLFDRQNEQKHTICTLLFKDGKGLALTDYQGQANIFLDPDPKEAPDALSKELTEAWLKAALAKKRTAIKKFLTDQKNILGIGNAYADDILWEARISPFSVANQIPSAAVKSLHKAIHKVLTNAEKNIRKHHPDIINGEVRDYMLVHSHKLTESPGGAAIQHVSSGGKTYYTNEQVEYK; this is translated from the coding sequence ATGCCTGAATTACCTGACCTGAACGTGTTCAGCCACAACCTGGAAAAAACCCTGCTGCACAAACAGCTGGAGACAATTGAGGTGGTCGTAAAAAAGAAACTGCGTACGCCTGAAAAAGAGCTGAAGGCTGCACTGGAAGGGCAGCGTCTGGAATCTATCCGGCGTGTGGGCAAGGAATTGCATTTCGAATTTAAAAATGGCCATGTGCTGGGGATGCACCTGATGCTGCATGGCAAACTATATTTATTTGACCGGCAAAACGAGCAGAAACATACTATCTGCACGTTGTTGTTCAAAGATGGCAAAGGCCTGGCCCTGACGGATTATCAGGGCCAGGCAAACATCTTCCTGGACCCTGACCCCAAAGAGGCGCCTGATGCACTTTCCAAAGAGTTGACCGAAGCGTGGCTGAAAGCCGCACTGGCCAAAAAGAGAACGGCCATCAAAAAATTCCTGACAGATCAAAAAAACATTCTTGGCATCGGCAACGCCTATGCAGACGATATCCTGTGGGAAGCGCGTATCTCACCTTTTTCCGTTGCCAACCAGATTCCTTCAGCGGCGGTAAAATCGTTGCACAAAGCCATCCATAAGGTATTGACCAACGCGGAGAAAAATATTCGCAAACATCATCCTGACATCATCAACGGAGAAGTACGCGACTATATGCTGGTGCATAGCCACAAGCTGACGGAAAGTCCTGGTGGCGCAGCGATACAGCATGTTTCATCCGGCGGTAAGACGTATTACACGAATGAACAAGTGGAGTATAAATGA
- a CDS encoding DUF72 domain-containing protein, translated as MAKKGTYIGTSGWSYKHWKDIFYPPELKPVEYLAFYAQSYKTTEINTSFYHLPKPGTVENWVHKVPKRFWFCPKLSRYITHIKRLLDPAEPLERYFSIFDPVKKSLGPVLIQLPPSLVFEPERLYVFFDLLKTVYRDYEFALEARHDSWLQEDAFKLLEKYNIAWVIADSGGRWPFAERITAKHIYIRFHGPNGHYDTAYNHKTMTAYAAKIKQWHDDKHAVWAFFNNDGHGYALKNATELKSLLQV; from the coding sequence ATGGCAAAAAAGGGTACTTATATCGGCACTTCCGGCTGGAGCTATAAACACTGGAAGGATATTTTCTATCCTCCTGAATTAAAGCCGGTAGAGTATCTGGCGTTTTATGCACAGTCATATAAAACAACAGAGATCAATACCAGCTTCTATCATCTGCCCAAACCAGGCACTGTGGAAAACTGGGTACATAAGGTACCAAAACGTTTCTGGTTCTGTCCGAAACTCAGCCGGTACATTACACACATAAAACGGCTGCTGGACCCGGCAGAACCACTGGAACGCTATTTCAGTATATTCGACCCCGTGAAAAAGAGCCTGGGACCGGTATTAATCCAGCTACCGCCGTCCCTGGTTTTCGAACCGGAACGGCTATACGTATTTTTTGACCTCCTGAAAACCGTCTACCGGGATTATGAGTTTGCGCTGGAAGCCAGGCACGACAGCTGGTTACAGGAAGACGCCTTTAAGCTGCTGGAGAAATATAATATAGCGTGGGTCATCGCAGATTCCGGTGGCCGCTGGCCGTTTGCAGAAAGAATAACGGCAAAGCATATATACATCCGTTTCCATGGCCCTAACGGCCACTACGACACGGCCTACAACCATAAAACGATGACTGCCTACGCAGCCAAAATAAAACAATGGCATGATGACAAACACGCCGTATGGGCCTTTTTCAACAACGACGGTCATGGATATGCACTAAAAAATGCGACCGAGCTAAAATCTTTGCTACAAGTCTGA
- a CDS encoding SDR family NAD(P)-dependent oxidoreductase, producing MSYALVTGAAKGIGKAIAAELAQRNYHLLLVDLDDTSLQETATALVGLYHVHVHTLHQDLSQPDALSKVTAWSSRWHEQLTVVVNNAGYGINGAFENLSLEEQFNIIDVNIKAQVGLSYAYIPVLRRFPKSWLLNLASTTAYQTVPYLNIYAATKAFALSFTRGLRYELRHSPVSVSALSPGSTDTDFVNRARMGNNTRRIADRFNMTPESVAKIAVNGLFKGKAEIVPGFINKLNAFLPKFFPKPLVEKIAGNIYEQREETPAVAITTA from the coding sequence ATGTCTTACGCATTGGTAACCGGCGCAGCCAAGGGTATTGGCAAAGCCATTGCAGCCGAACTGGCACAAAGAAACTATCACCTGCTACTGGTAGACCTCGACGATACATCTTTGCAGGAAACTGCGACAGCATTAGTGGGGCTTTATCACGTCCATGTACACACGCTCCATCAGGACCTGTCGCAACCGGATGCACTGTCGAAAGTCACGGCATGGAGCAGCCGTTGGCACGAACAGTTAACGGTGGTAGTGAACAACGCCGGCTATGGTATCAACGGCGCTTTTGAAAATCTTTCCCTCGAAGAACAGTTCAACATCATCGATGTGAACATCAAAGCACAGGTGGGATTATCATACGCCTATATCCCGGTACTGCGCCGGTTTCCAAAATCATGGTTGCTCAACCTCGCCAGCACCACTGCCTATCAGACCGTCCCCTATCTCAATATCTACGCTGCTACCAAAGCCTTTGCGCTGTCGTTCACCAGAGGCCTGCGCTATGAGCTGCGCCACTCGCCTGTTTCGGTAAGCGCATTGAGCCCGGGCAGCACCGATACTGATTTCGTGAACCGTGCCCGCATGGGCAATAACACCCGCAGAATTGCGGACCGTTTCAACATGACGCCGGAAAGCGTGGCTAAAATAGCAGTGAACGGATTATTTAAAGGCAAAGCGGAAATTGTGCCGGGGTTCATCAACAAACTGAATGCATTCCTGCCGAAATTTTTCCCCAAACCACTGGTAGAAAAAATTGCCGGAAACATTTATGAACAACGGGAAGAAACACCGGCGGTAGCCATTACAACAGCCTGA
- a CDS encoding phytanoyl-CoA dioxygenase family protein: MKTNNQPVFHLGKTVTAPQLNYFQQHGIIQFKNFLDKESLSLILSEVAQVQDFLLRNQVQKVNGIPLKFGSDINGAPLVQRIAFASHYSNALRELLKDERLLALTNLLSPYDGRIGENEKDGLVINHYVNTDNSQFRQLGWHTDSPRDLFLGSRILPMLNVGIHLDDCPLENGGLRVLAGTHHQSLFRLLFRKKYFIDHTPDDRETGFDIEAGDLTVHDGRLWHRVQQSPFTGEKSRRRVMYIPVVTGAYQPKHAQSPTPFYHKLAQLKQHLYGGKPQWAAVKAAEGKLAKVNSTAI, translated from the coding sequence ATGAAAACGAACAACCAACCCGTATTTCATCTGGGGAAAACTGTCACTGCGCCACAACTGAACTACTTCCAGCAACATGGTATTATACAGTTTAAGAACTTCCTCGACAAAGAATCGTTGTCTCTTATTTTAAGCGAAGTGGCACAGGTACAGGATTTCCTGCTGCGCAACCAGGTACAGAAAGTAAACGGTATCCCATTGAAATTTGGCAGCGACATCAACGGTGCGCCACTGGTACAACGTATCGCATTTGCTTCTCATTACAGCAATGCGCTTCGCGAACTCCTGAAAGATGAACGCCTGCTCGCATTGACCAACCTGCTATCGCCCTATGACGGCCGCATCGGCGAAAATGAAAAAGACGGCCTCGTCATCAATCATTATGTAAATACCGACAACAGCCAGTTCCGGCAGTTAGGATGGCATACCGACAGTCCCCGTGACCTTTTCCTGGGATCACGGATACTGCCTATGCTCAACGTGGGCATCCACCTGGACGACTGCCCCCTGGAAAACGGCGGCCTGCGGGTGCTTGCAGGCACGCACCATCAAAGTCTTTTCCGGCTGCTGTTCCGCAAAAAATATTTCATCGATCATACGCCGGACGACCGGGAAACAGGCTTCGATATTGAAGCCGGCGACCTTACCGTGCATGACGGCCGGCTATGGCACCGTGTGCAACAGTCACCTTTCACCGGCGAAAAAAGCCGCCGCAGGGTGATGTACATCCCCGTGGTGACCGGCGCCTATCAGCCAAAACATGCTCAGTCCCCCACGCCATTTTATCACAAACTGGCGCAGCTGAAACAGCATCTCTACGGCGGAAAACCGCAATGGGCCGCTGTTAAGGCCGCCGAAGGCAAACTCGCAAAAGTTAACAGTACTGCTATCTAA
- a CDS encoding NTP transferase domain-containing protein → MRHTGAVILAAGASRRLGTPKQQVRFQQQSLLQRIIQTTRQTTANPVVVVLGAFADTILPDLQDSETNIVINTDWESGMGSSIQSGVRELIRIDHNVSDVLILLCDQPFITPVLLEELITTHYRQNKGITACSYGPAIGTPIIFSSTFFPGLLALTGQEGAKKIILQHQQDVTTIPFPEGIIDIDTPEDLENLR, encoded by the coding sequence ATGAGGCATACAGGTGCGGTCATCCTTGCTGCCGGCGCCTCCCGGCGTTTGGGCACACCCAAACAGCAGGTGCGCTTTCAGCAACAAAGCCTGTTGCAACGGATCATCCAAACTACGCGGCAGACCACCGCCAACCCCGTGGTAGTGGTGCTGGGCGCCTTTGCAGATACTATCCTGCCCGACCTGCAGGATAGTGAAACCAACATCGTCATCAACACTGACTGGGAAAGTGGCATGGGCAGCTCTATACAAAGCGGCGTGCGGGAACTGATACGTATAGACCATAACGTTAGTGACGTCCTTATCCTGCTGTGCGACCAGCCTTTTATCACCCCAGTCCTGCTGGAAGAACTGATCACCACTCACTACCGGCAAAACAAAGGCATCACCGCCTGTAGCTATGGCCCTGCCATTGGTACGCCCATAATATTCAGCAGCACCTTTTTTCCTGGCTTACTGGCGTTAACAGGACAGGAAGGCGCGAAAAAAATTATCCTGCAACACCAACAGGATGTAACAACCATCCCCTTTCCCGAAGGCATCATAGATATCGATACCCCGGAAGATCTCGAAAATCTCCGCTAA